A DNA window from Paenibacillus sp. HWE-109 contains the following coding sequences:
- a CDS encoding OmpL47-type beta-barrel domain-containing protein, translated as MMVRKRIGILLTSFIVCAFIFVFQSADVSAEATRPDAGYVIDEDFSFLSALTPGNSQPSGWDVRAAGGGLVSLYNTNFKISDTSTVLPVSMKKKFVAQSEGTLTMEFRIRPMSIIDGLKWQLLSDDVAGVSLITQNNTLSLETSANTMLPLQTYAANIEYGIKVVINLNAHTTDVYINGVKKANGASFKNAVTTLNQFQVQTGDASMGEFYFGPLKIYKGYVVNERLISVVDGGAIPQDWTAVTSGGAITVGSMLSSPQPDINSMKLSAASSTGSMSLSKSISPMSDNFTYDFKVLYKQKADGLEAELKSGTTSVIKLTTAGDDLAYVNSSGQSVSLKYKYLANLWTHIQIKVNWATATADIYINDKRSDEVVALAPGAVSVDTLKFTTSSSYRGEMWLDDILLYKLVPLPADYVPAPVAVGKSVDAPLVGVQSCPMWREGHHLGWDMIQPYPDRTPLLGFYDEGNPETADWESKWLEEHGIDFQMSCWFRPLGGDTNRMPIKDSYLSHALDNGYFNGAYSDQTKFAIMFENLNSKVKDAEDFRTNLIPYWIEYYFKDPRYLKIDEKPVFTIYNYEELLNAFKDSNNVKSDLYVKAELDNLRSEVRKAGIPDIILLNVYNGTDPGQLKKRKDAGFDGVYAYSWGSFGGHPEFQKLKMTQEKDAGAIDIIPGLSMGRDDTAWGLNFGYYATPSEFQSLAQWTKDSFMPSLSAGSLGKKLVMLDNWNEFGEGHFIMPAGLAGFGYVDAIRNVFGSSASHTDSVPTQAQKDRINTLYPAGRVVPNLNQAQPVMTNVYGNRWEFNTPGDAEGWTVEKQIVGVTVQDGSFSGITNDTDPGIRSADHLGIKAEDIPYLVIRMKNSANDIDGRFFFTTEADGTWNEAKAVGFYVNPLDSDYTEYIVEVWRNKNWTGTIRQMRIDPISAVGPISIDYIRTIYSPQPGIRTYVDGTYKPFSQPALLQDGIVMLPMKEMYLQIGAKPEWDPATGTLLAVKDNVVYKLKVGDSVAYKGSQAITLEHAPVKLANGTVMAPLSYLRQAFGAIAKWDAPSQTVRVYPTAITYDFATSSGWTANSQISNPVVANGLFSGTSNGISGSVQPAILSPDALDIAASDIRRIRVRMNNMTSGDEAKIYFTTIGDTSWNEAKMISSYILPNDSVFREYVFDTSSLAAWTGTIKQLQVVPTTASGAFSLDSVQLEITPTIALKGDNLIEDPGFEGSKSSQYGLQNGTAVKDTTQSHSGHQSVKITKTTRYGSISFPVNVEKGKPYTYSAWAKLAAGKTTNEPLRVGIQYNLDGGPPKQLIIFTSPGLKAGDWTQIEGTYTIQESGVVSNVLMYLYTEIDNPGGVYYVDDVAVKPITYSGSPVWVHPSNISLGVTSLTVGVDKTKALVPGFTPANVSNKELIWRSSNPSVATVDVNGMVYGASLGTATITATSVDGGKVATVLVTVDATVAVSGLTLNQTTLNLQLGNMQSLVATVTPANATNKVIKWESSNPRVAVVAADGTVTGMGTGGSVQIKATSDDSGIVAVATVNVTEPTNAVKGTNLIVDPGMEGSTLAAPNYTYLAVPTLTTDEHHSGLQSLLLTKTDRYGGVKFPVSIEKGKPYYFSAWAKLASSPTSTVTIRIGLQYKVDGNPTPIQYIMFYSPPLSTTAWNQVQGSLIINETGVVTETTMFLYTEITGTGNPFYVDDVEVRPLTIAATGLSLNKSTLTLSKGQFETIVPSVLPTNATNKGISWVSSSPTVATVSASGTVTGVTYGVSTVTATMADGGYQQTVTVYVDDVPPVTVSDAPSSWQTTNQIVHLTASDLESGVAGTFYSLDQGAYATGNVVSIAGEGVHTLNYYSKDLAGNQEATQTVTVRIDGTAPITTSVIVPSAPDGPSGTYVSPVTVTLSASDNVSSVGQVVYSVNNGATWTPYTAALTFDKQGAYTLLYRATDVAGNSETAKSISFNLAATTVKVRLKDSTGNPLNGGVVKYYDGGWKDFGVTDALGHASKSLQDKSYTFGITYEGTYKEIVQNTGTDAGVVFQTVKAKVQLKDSLGNPLDSGTVKYYAGSWRTIGNTIGGEISKEVLPSSYTFGMTYGGKYKEVVQNTGTDPVIVFQTVKVTVQLKDSQGNLLDGGAASYYAGSWQTIGATTSGGVSKELLPGSYTFGMTYNGTYREIVRDISTDPTVVFQL; from the coding sequence ATGATGGTTAGAAAGCGAATAGGTATTCTCCTTACCTCATTTATTGTGTGCGCTTTCATATTTGTTTTTCAGTCAGCGGATGTTAGCGCGGAAGCCACCAGACCTGATGCAGGTTATGTAATTGATGAGGATTTCTCTTTCTTATCAGCCTTGACACCAGGGAATAGCCAACCGTCCGGCTGGGATGTTCGCGCTGCAGGAGGGGGGCTGGTCAGCCTGTATAACACAAATTTCAAAATCAGCGATACGAGCACGGTGCTGCCCGTTTCTATGAAAAAGAAATTTGTTGCGCAAAGCGAAGGTACGCTGACCATGGAATTCCGGATAAGGCCTATGTCTATCATTGACGGTTTGAAATGGCAGCTGCTCAGTGATGATGTAGCAGGCGTGAGCCTAATAACGCAAAATAATACGCTTAGTCTGGAGACTTCCGCAAACACCATGTTGCCCTTGCAAACCTATGCAGCGAACATTGAGTATGGAATCAAGGTTGTAATCAACCTGAACGCGCACACAACGGATGTGTACATCAATGGTGTAAAGAAGGCAAACGGAGCATCGTTCAAAAATGCGGTAACGACACTCAACCAGTTTCAAGTGCAAACAGGCGATGCTTCCATGGGGGAGTTCTACTTTGGTCCATTGAAAATTTACAAAGGGTACGTCGTCAATGAGAGGCTCATTTCGGTCGTTGACGGTGGGGCGATTCCGCAGGATTGGACTGCGGTTACGTCAGGCGGCGCAATCACCGTCGGCAGTATGCTTAGTTCCCCGCAGCCAGATATCAATAGCATGAAGCTGAGCGCGGCTAGTAGCACCGGCAGTATGAGTCTGTCGAAGTCGATATCGCCAATGTCGGATAATTTTACCTACGACTTCAAGGTTCTTTACAAGCAGAAGGCGGATGGATTGGAAGCTGAGCTAAAAAGCGGAACGACGAGCGTCATCAAACTAACGACAGCAGGCGATGATTTGGCTTATGTCAACAGCAGCGGGCAATCTGTCTCGCTGAAATACAAGTATTTAGCGAATCTGTGGACGCACATTCAGATCAAAGTGAACTGGGCGACGGCTACAGCGGATATCTATATCAACGATAAGCGCAGCGATGAAGTTGTAGCACTGGCTCCGGGCGCGGTTTCCGTCGACACCCTCAAGTTCACGACCTCCTCTTCTTATCGGGGAGAGATGTGGCTCGATGATATTCTCTTGTATAAATTGGTGCCGCTCCCGGCCGACTATGTGCCGGCTCCTGTTGCGGTCGGTAAGAGCGTGGATGCTCCGCTTGTGGGAGTTCAAAGCTGCCCGATGTGGCGGGAAGGTCATCATCTGGGGTGGGATATGATTCAGCCTTACCCGGATCGGACGCCTCTTCTAGGGTTCTACGACGAAGGTAATCCAGAAACAGCGGATTGGGAGTCGAAATGGCTGGAAGAGCACGGCATCGATTTCCAGATGTCCTGTTGGTTCAGGCCACTTGGCGGAGACACCAATCGGATGCCGATCAAAGATTCTTATTTATCCCATGCTTTGGATAACGGTTATTTTAATGGTGCGTATAGCGATCAAACCAAATTTGCGATTATGTTTGAAAACCTCAATTCCAAGGTCAAGGATGCTGAAGATTTCCGAACGAATCTGATTCCGTACTGGATTGAATATTATTTTAAAGATCCTCGTTATTTGAAGATTGATGAGAAACCTGTTTTTACGATCTACAATTACGAAGAGTTACTAAATGCTTTTAAAGACAGCAATAATGTGAAGTCGGATCTTTATGTGAAGGCGGAACTGGATAACTTGCGGAGCGAAGTGAGGAAAGCGGGGATTCCGGATATTATCCTGCTGAACGTGTATAACGGGACAGACCCTGGTCAGTTGAAGAAACGCAAAGATGCTGGCTTTGATGGCGTGTATGCGTATTCCTGGGGCTCCTTTGGCGGCCATCCGGAGTTTCAGAAACTGAAAATGACGCAGGAGAAGGATGCCGGCGCCATCGATATTATCCCTGGTTTAAGCATGGGCAGAGATGATACAGCTTGGGGCCTGAACTTCGGTTATTATGCGACGCCGTCGGAATTCCAGTCCTTGGCGCAGTGGACGAAGGATAGCTTCATGCCCTCACTGTCTGCGGGCAGTCTAGGTAAAAAGCTGGTTATGCTGGATAACTGGAATGAGTTCGGAGAAGGTCACTTTATTATGCCTGCCGGGCTAGCTGGTTTCGGTTATGTGGATGCCATTCGCAATGTGTTTGGAAGCAGTGCGTCGCACACCGATAGCGTACCGACGCAGGCCCAGAAGGATCGGATCAATACCCTATATCCAGCTGGGAGAGTGGTTCCTAATTTGAACCAGGCGCAGCCAGTGATGACTAATGTCTACGGGAACAGGTGGGAATTCAATACTCCGGGTGACGCCGAGGGCTGGACGGTAGAGAAGCAGATTGTGGGCGTGACCGTTCAGGATGGTAGTTTTTCGGGGATAACGAATGACACGGATCCTGGCATTCGTTCCGCGGATCACCTTGGGATCAAGGCTGAGGATATTCCTTATCTTGTTATTCGAATGAAGAACAGTGCGAATGATATTGACGGCCGCTTCTTCTTTACGACGGAGGCAGATGGAACCTGGAATGAGGCTAAGGCTGTCGGCTTCTATGTAAATCCGTTGGATAGTGATTATACGGAATACATTGTAGAGGTGTGGAGAAACAAGAACTGGACGGGGACTATCCGGCAAATGCGGATCGATCCGATTTCCGCTGTAGGGCCGATCAGTATTGATTACATTCGAACGATTTATTCTCCGCAGCCCGGTATTCGGACTTATGTGGACGGTACGTACAAACCGTTCAGCCAACCAGCGCTCTTACAGGATGGCATCGTCATGCTTCCTATGAAAGAGATGTACTTGCAAATAGGCGCAAAGCCGGAATGGGACCCTGCGACAGGTACTCTGCTCGCTGTGAAAGATAACGTCGTCTATAAATTAAAGGTTGGCGATAGCGTCGCTTATAAGGGAAGTCAGGCGATTACGTTAGAGCATGCGCCTGTCAAGCTTGCGAATGGTACGGTGATGGCCCCGCTTAGCTATCTTCGCCAAGCATTTGGCGCGATTGCCAAATGGGATGCGCCTTCGCAAACCGTCCGTGTGTATCCAACGGCGATCACTTATGATTTTGCGACGAGCAGCGGTTGGACGGCTAACAGCCAAATCTCGAATCCGGTCGTGGCGAATGGCCTATTCAGCGGAACTTCAAATGGGATTTCCGGAAGTGTGCAGCCTGCTATTCTTTCACCGGACGCTTTGGATATTGCGGCTTCTGATATTAGGCGGATTCGCGTCCGAATGAACAACATGACAAGCGGCGATGAGGCTAAAATATATTTTACGACGATCGGGGATACCAGTTGGAATGAGGCGAAAATGATCTCTTCCTATATACTCCCGAACGATTCCGTCTTTCGTGAGTATGTGTTCGATACATCAAGCTTAGCTGCTTGGACGGGAACTATTAAACAGCTCCAAGTGGTGCCAACTACGGCTTCCGGAGCCTTCAGTCTGGATTCCGTTCAATTGGAAATAACGCCAACAATTGCGCTAAAAGGAGATAATCTCATTGAAGATCCGGGATTTGAAGGAAGTAAATCTTCACAATATGGGCTGCAGAATGGGACTGCTGTAAAGGATACGACACAATCTCATAGCGGCCATCAGTCCGTCAAGATCACGAAAACCACACGTTACGGCAGTATTAGTTTTCCAGTGAATGTGGAAAAAGGCAAGCCGTATACATACTCAGCTTGGGCAAAGTTGGCTGCAGGTAAGACGACCAATGAACCCTTGAGGGTGGGAATCCAATATAACTTGGACGGGGGGCCTCCCAAGCAACTCATTATCTTCACAAGCCCTGGCCTGAAAGCGGGAGATTGGACACAGATCGAAGGTACTTACACGATTCAGGAATCAGGAGTCGTATCAAATGTTCTGATGTATCTCTATACGGAGATTGACAATCCAGGCGGCGTTTACTATGTCGATGACGTTGCGGTTAAGCCAATAACATATTCGGGAAGCCCGGTTTGGGTTCATCCATCAAATATAAGTTTAGGTGTGACGTCACTCACGGTAGGTGTTGATAAAACTAAGGCCTTGGTTCCTGGGTTCACACCAGCGAATGTAAGCAACAAAGAGTTAATATGGCGTTCGAGCAATCCGAGTGTTGCAACCGTGGATGTAAACGGAATGGTGTATGGTGCAAGCTTGGGCACAGCAACCATAACGGCAACATCGGTAGACGGAGGGAAAGTGGCAACGGTGCTCGTAACCGTAGATGCAACGGTTGCGGTTTCAGGGCTGACATTGAATCAAACAACACTAAACTTACAGCTAGGCAATATGCAATCGCTGGTTGCGACTGTTACCCCGGCAAACGCAACGAATAAGGTGATTAAATGGGAATCCTCGAATCCCCGTGTGGCTGTCGTCGCTGCTGATGGAACGGTTACAGGAATGGGAACGGGCGGCTCAGTGCAAATAAAGGCGACCTCGGACGATTCGGGCATTGTGGCCGTCGCAACGGTTAACGTAACAGAGCCGACAAATGCGGTGAAAGGAACGAATCTTATCGTAGACCCGGGCATGGAAGGCAGTACGCTAGCGGCTCCTAATTACACGTATTTAGCCGTGCCTACGCTAACCACAGATGAACATCATTCCGGCCTGCAATCCTTACTTCTAACGAAGACAGATCGATATGGGGGGGTTAAATTCCCTGTCTCTATTGAAAAGGGGAAACCGTATTACTTCTCGGCCTGGGCGAAATTAGCATCTAGTCCTACCTCAACCGTGACGATTAGGATCGGCTTGCAATATAAGGTAGACGGTAATCCTACGCCTATTCAGTACATTATGTTTTACAGTCCACCTCTCAGCACTACCGCATGGAATCAAGTTCAAGGGAGTCTTATCATCAATGAAACTGGGGTTGTTACAGAGACAACCATGTTTTTATACACGGAAATTACCGGTACCGGCAATCCTTTTTATGTCGATGATGTTGAAGTCAGACCGCTAACGATTGCTGCAACGGGATTGAGTTTGAATAAAAGCACACTAACGTTGTCCAAGGGGCAGTTCGAAACGATTGTGCCCAGTGTGTTGCCAACGAATGCAACCAACAAAGGGATCAGTTGGGTTTCAAGTTCACCGACTGTGGCGACAGTTAGTGCCAGCGGCACGGTTACAGGCGTTACCTATGGGGTGTCAACGGTGACGGCTACAATGGCAGACGGTGGTTATCAGCAAACAGTTACGGTGTATGTGGATGATGTGCCTCCCGTTACGGTCAGTGATGCACCATCCAGTTGGCAGACGACGAATCAAATTGTTCATTTGACGGCCAGCGACTTGGAAAGCGGTGTGGCAGGTACGTTCTACAGCCTGGATCAGGGGGCTTACGCAACCGGGAACGTCGTTTCCATTGCAGGGGAAGGCGTGCATACACTGAACTACTATAGCAAGGATCTGGCCGGTAATCAGGAAGCGACGCAAACGGTAACTGTCCGTATCGACGGAACGGCTCCAATAACAACGTCCGTCATTGTCCCATCAGCGCCGGACGGACCAAGCGGTACCTACGTCAGCCCTGTTACGGTCACATTAAGCGCTTCTGATAACGTGTCTAGCGTTGGGCAGGTCGTCTATAGCGTGAATAACGGAGCGACATGGACGCCTTATACAGCTGCGCTCACCTTTGATAAGCAGGGGGCATATACGCTCCTATACCGAGCGACCGACGTAGCGGGCAATAGCGAGACAGCCAAGAGCATAAGCTTCAATCTCGCCGCTACAACGGTGAAGGTTCGGCTCAAGGACAGTACCGGAAATCCGTTAAACGGCGGAGTGGTCAAATACTATGACGGAGGATGGAAAGATTTTGGTGTAACGGATGCCTTGGGACATGCAAGCAAGTCTTTACAGGATAAAAGCTATACCTTTGGCATCACGTATGAGGGAACGTATAAGGAGATTGTACAAAATACAGGAACGGACGCTGGAGTCGTATTTCAAACCGTCAAGGCGAAGGTACAGTTAAAGGATAGTCTGGGGAACCCGTTGGACAGTGGTACGGTAAAGTATTATGCCGGAAGCTGGCGGACCATCGGCAATACAATCGGCGGCGAGATCAGCAAGGAGGTACTGCCTAGCTCCTATACCTTTGGCATGACTTATGGGGGGAAATATAAGGAGGTTGTACAGAATACAGGTACAGACCCCGTTATCGTATTTCAGACGGTCAAGGTCACGGTACAGCTGAAGGACAGCCAAGGGAATCTGTTAGACGGTGGTGCAGCATCCTACTACGCGGGAAGTTGGCAGACGATTGGCGCTACAACAAGCGGAGGAGTCAGCAAGGAATTGTTGCCGGGTTCTTATACCTTTGGCATGACTTACAATGGGACTTACAGAGAGATCGTCAGAGACATATCCACAGATCCAACGGTTGTATTTCAATTGTAA
- a CDS encoding Gfo/Idh/MocA family protein, giving the protein MVTKIKVGIIGLGEVAQMVHLPILESLSELYEMVAFCDISPKLLAKIGEKYRVKQLFLNYNEMLEQSDLDAVFVLNHMDYHTECTIAALNKHIHVFVEKPMCCTQREVNEIIQARDASSAHVMVGYMRRFAPAYLRAIEEVKSLGPIIYARVRDIIGPNQFFTRQSSPVYRFDDIPSSAVQDRKERTARLMREAIGELSDEMYAAYGLLLGLNSHDISAMRELIGMPIRVKAASSWLGGKFKNAIFEYEGYNVTFETGIDQQGRFDAHIEVYGENKSVLIQYDTPYIRQLPTTLHISETIGDNFNQSTARTTYKDAYVYELEYFHEVVTKGMPPKTTPEDYLQDLIIFQMMMDAIQHE; this is encoded by the coding sequence ATGGTGACCAAGATAAAAGTAGGCATTATCGGTTTAGGGGAAGTCGCGCAAATGGTTCATTTGCCGATTCTGGAGTCCTTGTCTGAGCTTTATGAGATGGTGGCATTTTGTGATATTTCACCGAAGCTGTTAGCCAAGATCGGTGAGAAATACCGGGTTAAGCAATTATTTCTAAACTATAATGAGATGCTTGAACAGTCCGATCTTGATGCTGTTTTTGTGCTGAATCATATGGATTATCATACGGAATGTACGATTGCAGCATTAAACAAGCATATACACGTATTTGTAGAGAAACCGATGTGCTGTACCCAACGTGAGGTTAATGAAATTATTCAAGCGCGTGACGCTTCAAGTGCACATGTCATGGTGGGTTATATGAGACGGTTTGCTCCCGCCTATCTTCGGGCAATCGAAGAGGTCAAGTCACTGGGACCGATTATCTATGCCCGAGTGCGGGATATCATCGGCCCTAATCAGTTCTTCACGCGTCAATCCAGCCCGGTCTATCGTTTCGATGATATCCCTTCTTCAGCTGTACAGGATCGCAAGGAGCGGACCGCCAGACTAATGAGAGAGGCAATTGGCGAATTATCGGATGAGATGTATGCCGCCTATGGCTTGTTGCTCGGACTGAACAGCCACGACATTTCGGCGATGAGAGAGTTAATCGGGATGCCGATCAGGGTGAAAGCAGCCTCCTCTTGGCTGGGCGGAAAATTCAAGAACGCCATCTTTGAATATGAAGGTTATAACGTGACTTTTGAGACGGGGATAGATCAACAAGGCAGATTTGATGCTCATATCGAGGTGTATGGCGAGAACAAGTCCGTCCTTATCCAGTACGATACCCCGTATATCAGGCAACTGCCAACGACACTGCATATCAGCGAGACGATTGGGGACAATTTCAATCAATCAACGGCTCGAACGACCTACAAGGATGCTTATGTGTATGAACTGGAATATTTCCATGAAGTAGTCACGAAGGGGATGCCGCCAAAGACGACACCAGAGGATTACTTGCAGGATCTCATTATTTTTCAAATGATGATGGACGCTATTCAGCATGAATAA
- a CDS encoding DUF3231 family protein: MNLNTTAKLTSTEIAALWTQYMNDTMSICFGKYALEIIEDPEIKNIYKTALNLSEKHVVKIKEFLLKEKFPIPYGFTEQDVNTKAPRLFLDGLFLNYLLVMIYHGMTGYSISLQVSSRVDIREYYTECNYETIKLYNEVMEIALSKGIYTRPPYIHSSEIPEMADKKFLTGWLGKRRALTAIEISNITFNMNKTYLSKAISMAFAQVANDEKVKRYLQRGLKLSTKITEVFNSFFLESNLNFPVSWESMVTNSTTSPFSDKLIMFHIGFLSSAAVGFYGAGQATCMRRDLSAQYLKLIGEQLLFSEDGAELMLERGWFEKPPMAEDRNALMMK, translated from the coding sequence ATGAATCTTAATACGACTGCTAAGCTTACATCTACAGAAATTGCCGCATTATGGACTCAATATATGAACGATACAATGTCTATTTGCTTCGGTAAATATGCATTAGAGATCATTGAGGATCCTGAAATCAAAAACATATATAAAACCGCGCTGAATTTATCAGAAAAGCACGTAGTCAAAATAAAAGAATTCCTTTTGAAAGAAAAATTTCCAATACCCTATGGTTTTACAGAACAAGATGTCAACACGAAAGCCCCAAGGTTATTTTTAGATGGACTTTTTTTGAATTACTTATTAGTTATGATTTATCATGGAATGACAGGCTACTCTATTTCATTACAAGTTTCCTCAAGAGTGGATATTCGTGAATATTATACGGAGTGCAATTATGAAACGATTAAATTATACAACGAGGTAATGGAAATAGCTTTATCAAAAGGGATCTATACAAGACCTCCGTATATTCATTCCTCTGAAATTCCCGAAATGGCGGATAAAAAATTCCTGACAGGCTGGCTTGGAAAACGCAGAGCCTTAACCGCAATTGAAATTAGTAATATTACTTTTAATATGAATAAAACGTATTTGAGCAAAGCAATATCTATGGCGTTTGCTCAAGTAGCTAATGATGAAAAGGTGAAAAGGTATCTACAAAGAGGATTAAAACTTTCCACTAAAATAACGGAAGTATTTAATTCATTTTTTCTTGAAAGTAATTTAAATTTCCCTGTTTCCTGGGAGTCAATGGTTACTAATTCAACAACATCGCCTTTTTCTGATAAACTCATCATGTTTCACATCGGATTCCTATCATCAGCAGCAGTCGGGTTTTATGGTGCTGGACAAGCTACTTGTATGAGAAGAGATTTATCCGCCCAATATCTAAAACTGATCGGCGAACAATTATTATTTTCAGAGGATGGAGCAGAACTTATGTTAGAAAGAGGATGGTTTGAGAAACCTCCTATGGCTGAAGATCGAAATGCGTTAATGATGAAGTAG
- a CDS encoding MerR family transcriptional regulator, with protein MNQTDRLSISTFSKMSDVPRKTLIYYDHIGLFKPAFVADNGYRYYHRNQLDTIGIIHVFKEFGMSLDEIREHLSHRTPASTLEFLRKQEEVIQLQIAKLERIGQMISMQAENIEHSIHVNTSQMQVIRHSRVPVLLSCRVHASKKQILEDLWDDFQLRLQRENAPIGYPNGVIVKKEDLRKKDGDMVSHMFSRIETHFHEQEYMPEGFYLVSYTRADYGDTDKIYPQIFDYMEKKQYVVIGDAYEEYLQDEVSLQNPEEYLVRIMVHIKEPSTDEIRDTDYMQGE; from the coding sequence ATGAATCAAACCGATAGGCTATCCATAAGTACTTTTTCCAAAATGTCAGATGTTCCACGCAAAACACTGATTTACTATGATCATATTGGGCTGTTCAAGCCGGCATTTGTTGCCGACAACGGGTATCGCTATTACCATCGCAACCAGTTGGATACGATCGGAATAATTCATGTCTTCAAGGAGTTTGGCATGTCTCTTGACGAAATTCGGGAGCATCTGAGCCATCGAACTCCTGCCAGTACACTTGAATTTCTACGAAAACAGGAAGAGGTTATCCAATTGCAGATCGCCAAGCTTGAGCGAATAGGGCAAATGATCAGCATGCAAGCTGAGAATATTGAACATTCGATCCATGTAAACACAAGCCAGATGCAGGTGATCCGGCATTCTAGGGTTCCTGTGCTGTTGAGTTGCCGCGTTCACGCATCCAAGAAGCAAATTCTCGAAGATCTCTGGGATGATTTTCAACTGCGTCTGCAGAGGGAGAATGCGCCCATCGGATATCCAAATGGTGTTATTGTTAAAAAGGAGGATTTACGGAAGAAAGACGGGGATATGGTGTCCCATATGTTTAGTCGCATTGAAACTCATTTTCATGAACAAGAATATATGCCGGAGGGATTCTACTTGGTTTCGTACACCCGGGCGGATTATGGAGATACAGATAAAATCTATCCGCAAATTTTTGATTACATGGAGAAGAAACAATATGTTGTAATTGGTGATGCTTACGAGGAGTACTTGCAGGATGAGGTGTCGCTACAAAACCCGGAGGAGTATCTGGTCAGAATTATGGTGCATATTAAGGAACCATCGACCGATGAGATCCGGGACACAGATTATATGCAGGGAGAATAA
- a CDS encoding GNAT family N-acetyltransferase gives MQMLETNRLRLRNFYVTDAQAFLEYAANPRVNCFLSDKVSTLEEAALKLQNRSNEDSYIAVCLKESNALIGELFYLQDEPDTFSVGWNFNARYEGMGYARESVEAFFQYLFTQKEARRLYAYVEDDNLRSQKLCEKLDMRKEGCFIEFVSFTEYEDGTPKYENTFQYALLKREWLQRIT, from the coding sequence ATGCAAATGTTGGAAACCAATCGATTGAGGTTAAGAAATTTTTACGTGACGGATGCTCAGGCATTTTTGGAATATGCGGCTAATCCCAGAGTGAACTGCTTCCTTAGCGATAAAGTTTCGACATTGGAAGAAGCAGCTTTAAAGCTTCAAAATAGAAGCAATGAAGACTCCTATATTGCAGTCTGCCTGAAAGAGAGCAATGCACTAATAGGCGAACTATTTTATCTGCAAGATGAACCTGATACGTTTAGCGTTGGATGGAATTTCAATGCCAGATATGAAGGAATGGGATATGCTCGTGAAAGCGTGGAAGCTTTTTTCCAATATCTCTTTACGCAAAAAGAAGCCAGAAGACTGTATGCGTATGTCGAGGATGATAACTTAAGATCACAAAAACTATGTGAAAAATTAGATATGCGCAAAGAAGGTTGTTTTATAGAATTTGTTTCTTTTACTGAATACGAAGATGGGACACCCAAATATGAAAATACCTTCCAATATGCATTGTTAAAAAGAGAGTGGCTCCAAAGAATAACTTAA
- a CDS encoding IclR family transcriptional regulator, translating to MPIIQALDRALKILDLFDEHTTELKITEISARMELHKSTIHSLLKTLQLHGYINQDMETGRYKLGLKLLEKGQLMLQSLDIRTVARKHLAALSEQTGQTTHLVILDGKEGVYLDKVEGEKAAIRYSRIGRRISLHSSAVGKVLAAFRTKEEIDKLLRNYHFSKITDATITEIEAFLNELNQVREQGYSIDNQENEPGVRCAAAPIFEHNGSVVAAISISSLISTVDDLLFKQYIALLKKEAETISQTLGFRQVL from the coding sequence ATGCCTATTATTCAAGCGCTGGACAGAGCATTGAAAATATTGGACTTATTCGACGAGCATACGACTGAGCTGAAAATTACAGAAATCAGCGCAAGAATGGAGCTTCACAAGAGTACGATACACTCCTTATTAAAAACTCTTCAGTTACACGGTTACATCAATCAGGATATGGAAACAGGAAGGTACAAGTTAGGGTTAAAGCTCCTGGAAAAGGGACAGCTTATGCTGCAAAGCCTAGACATCCGTACAGTTGCCCGAAAGCACCTGGCTGCTTTGTCGGAGCAAACAGGTCAAACAACCCATCTTGTTATTCTTGATGGGAAGGAAGGCGTGTATTTGGATAAAGTGGAAGGGGAAAAGGCGGCGATCCGTTATTCCCGAATAGGCCGCAGAATTTCACTTCACAGTAGCGCGGTAGGAAAGGTGCTGGCTGCCTTTAGAACAAAGGAAGAGATCGATAAGCTCCTTCGGAATTACCATTTCTCCAAGATTACAGATGCGACGATTACGGAGATAGAGGCATTCCTTAACGAGCTGAATCAGGTAAGGGAGCAAGGGTATTCCATTGACAATCAGGAGAACGAACCGGGCGTACGATGCGCTGCAGCACCTATTTTCGAGCATAATGGCTCGGTTGTAGCAGCGATCAGCATATCATCGTTGATTTCAACGGTAGATGATTTATTGTTTAAACAGTATATTGCTTTACTTAAGAAAGAAGCAGAAACGATTTCACAGACCCTGGGGTTTCGGCAAGTTTTGTAA